The stretch of DNA TGCGAGGCATGCGTGCCCGAGTGCCCCGTCGAGGCGATCTACCACGAGGACAACGTCCCCGACGAGTGGAAGGACTTCATCGCCCTGAACGCCGAGATGTCGCCGCAAAGCGAAGTCATCACCGAAAAGAAGGAACCCCTCGCCGACAATTAAGCCGGCGAAGGGTTTTCGAGATCGAATACGCGTTTGATACGCGATACGCATTTAGCCCCCGGTCATTGACCGGGGGCTAAATTTATGCCTCAACGCAGATCCACCGACCAATACGCCGCGTCGACAAACGTCCGCCAGCTGACGTACTTCGGGTTCCCCAGCTTGATCGCCAGCAGGGGGCTGCGCTTGGGACGGACCGGCTTCTTCGCCAGCTTCATGCCGGCTTCGTCGGGGGTGCGGCCCCCCTTGCGGACGTTGCAGCGCACGCAAGCGCAGACCACGTTCTCCCAGGTGGTCTCGCCGCCACGGCAGCTCGGCACCACATGGTCGATCGACAGCTCACTGGTCGGGAACGTCTTGTTGCAATACTGGCACTTGCCGCCGTCGCGGGCGAACAGGTTCCGGCGGTTGAGGCGCACCCGCTGGCGGGGAACGCGATCGTAGTGCAGTAGACGCAGGATCCGTGGCGCCTGGATCTGGAAGTTGATCGACCGCACCCAGTCGGCGTGCGGGTCGGGCTCCATGTCTTCCGGGAACTGCGCGCGGAGAGCGCTGAGGTCACGCCACGAGTCGAAGTCGTAGTTGGCGTACTGGCCATCCTCGATGTGAATGACCTCGGCCAACTCGCGCAGCAGCAGCGTGAACGCCCGGCGCACATCGATCACGTGAATCGCCATGTACTGGCGGTTCAGGACCAGAACGCTCGCATGGAGCGCCGACATGCCGTTGTTCGGCGTCGGGTGGGTCGGCAGATAGGCAGCGGTCGCCATAGAGACTCGTCACTCCCAAATCCGTGTTTTAGGGGCCGCGCTTAGCGGGCCTGAAAACTACGCCTACAAACGGGGCATACGAAAACAGGCGCCGCTCCGCGACGCCTACGAACGTCTACCGGACTCGTCGTGACGGGGACATGTTCGCGCACAGGGCGCGTCCATCGGCTGCCGAGCTGAATTGCGAGAATCTCAGTGTTGCAAGAATCCCAACCCACTCGGCGATCGACGGATTGTCCACCGGATACCCCCATCGTAATCCAGCGGTAGCAGGGGGACTAGTCGGAACAGGGGCTCTCCGGGGGCGTCTTCACCAACTTCCGTTCGCCGCTTCGCCAAATCTTCAAACAAGGCCGCTCTTCGGCTTGATGGGCGGCTGCGCTTGTCCTTAGGATGATCACCAGAGGCGCAGAGATGTGGCTCGGAGCAATTCCTACCGTCACGGATTGGCGGAACCCTTGGCGGCAAAGCCATTTCGACGCCATTTCGATAAGGCGCTTACCGATGATTCACTTCACCTGCGATTGTTGCGGCCGGGCGATCAACCAGACGAGCGAGACCCGCTACGTCGTCCGTATGGAGGTCTACGCCGCCCTCGACGATGAGGCCGGCAACACCGCCGAAGAGGCCGATCACCTTGGAGAGATCGAGGACCTGCTTGAGCGGATGGACGACATCGACGCCGACCTCGACGAGGCCCTCTACCGTCATGTCCGCTACGACCTCTGCCCCGACTGCCGCGAGCGGTTCCTCCGCAACCCGCTGGGCCGCGTCGCCTCGCGCACGAGCTACAGCGAAAATTAGGGGCGAGTCTTGAGACTGTAGACGACAGGGTTGGAGTACTTACTCTTTCATTTGGAGTACTTACTCTTTCATGTAGTAAAGCCCTCTGCGGCTCGCTTGCGAGCCGCCCTGCTTCCTCAAGTCTCAAGCCTGCAGCCTCCCCCCTCCCACATGCTCACCGCCGGCGTCCCCGCATCGGCGAAGACGCTCGCCGCACTCTGCGACCGTGTCGCGATCTCGCTCGACGCCGGCATCGACCTCCGCCGTATCTGGCGCAGCGAAGGCGAGCGGCTATCGGGGCGCGGCGCTAAGGCTTGTTCGGAAGTCGCCGACGCAATCCAGCGCGGCGACTCGATCGACAAGGCGATCGCCGAGGCCGGGCCGTTCTTCCCGCCGCTGATGGTCGAGCTGGTCCGCGTCGGCGACCAAACCGGCACGGCCGACGAAGTCTTCCATCGCCTCGCGCAGCACTACCAGCGCCAAGTCAGTCGCGCGCGCGAGTTCCGCGGCGCCATACTCTGGCCGGTCATCCAACTAGTCCTCGCCCTTGGGATCGTCGGCGTGCTGATCGCCATCGGCGGCATCCTCAAGGACGGCAAAGGTCAACCGATCGACATGGTCGGCTTCGGCATGACGGGCGCCAGCGGACTCGTGACGTACGTAGGTCTGCTGATCGGGACCGCCCTGGTAGCAGCCCTCACTTGGCTCGCGGTGCGCCGCCGACCCGAGTGGGGCGCCAAGGTCCGCGGCTGGGCGAGTTCGATCCCCGTCATCGGCGACGCGCTGCAGAAGATCGCGCTGGCGCGGATCGCCTGGGCCTTGCGGCTGACGATGAACGTCGCCATGGACCTACGCAAAGTCGGCCCCGTGGTGCTTCGCGCGTCGGACAACGACCGCTACTCCCGCCACGCCGCCAACGTCTCCGCGATGGTGGGCCGCGGCGAGCCGCTCTCAAAGTGCTTCGCCGCAACAAAGGCGTTCCCGCAGCCTTTCCTCGATCACCTCGACGTGGCCGAACAAACCGGCACGATCGTCGAATCGATGGACCGCCTCTCGAAACGCTACGACGAAGAAGCCGAGCACGCCGTCGCGATGCTGACGCGCGTCGCCGCGTTCCTCGTGTGGGCCGCGATCGCAACGCTGATCATCGTGCTGATCTTCCGCGTGTTTGGGATGTATACGGGGATGATCAATGATGCGCTGAAGGAGATTTGAGGGACCGGGCGTCTCAACAAATCACGCGCACAAGTCACGCCCTCCGCGGAGACTTCGCGGTACCTTGCCGCACCTTAGGCAAGGATGATTTCGAGGAGCGTGTCGCCGTCGTCTAGGTTTCCAATCGTCTTGAAACCTAGACCACTGTACAAGGCAGAGGCCGCTCTGTTACTTGGTTTGTGCATGGTTCTGATACGTGTTCCACCTCGTTGTCGGATCTCTTCCAGGGCAAGCAACATCGCTTGAGCCGCATGGCCTTGACGTTGGTGGTCTTTATCGATCAGCAGCCGGAAGATCCAATACAGATCTACGTCCTCCGGGTCATCTTCGTGGCAGTATGCCAGCATTCCCACCACCCTCTCGCTGTTGCAGATTGCGCGAAGTTGATGGTGTGGCTCAAACTTGGATTCGGCGATTGTTGAGACGTTGCTCGCAACGTAGCCTTGCTGGTGATCGTGCACCGAGAGTTTGGCGCAGGCGACCCAGTTCTCACGGGTTACTTTTCGGAGCGTGACCATCCGCCTAGCTTACCAGAGAGGGCAAGTTGTCCCAGATATTCCGATGGTCTCCCGCTAAGTACAAATGAGTGAAACGCCGAACGCACGAAGCTTGCCCGCATCGAGGGAGGGTAACTGAGCAGGCCGCCAGAATGGCGTTCGAACCCTGAGTCGACGACGAAGCGCCGTCGGCGACAAAAATAGCCTGTCGCCTGCCCGCCACGTCGAGGCCGTGCATCAATACTCGTAACGCAGCGTGGCGAGATCATGGCGAAGCCATGTCGAGACCGCCCAAAAACCAGTACCGGAGGTGGGAGTCGAACCCACACGCCCTTGCGGGCAGCGGATTTTGAGTCCGCCGCGTCTGCCATTCCGCCACTCCGGCAAGGCTCGTCGGCCAAACCCTGTTTGGGCAACGAGTTAGGCCATTATGCATCACGTTCTGGCGACGGCAAGCCGTCCCGCACACAGTGGTGACTACAGCGTGAGAGAGTGAGTTTGCGGTGAAAGTCGTTGCCCATTGACTCCAGGTGGCCGACAACGGGGTTTAGCGGTCGTAGCCGCGGCACTCCTCGCTCTCCTCCCCCTCCTCGACCGGCTAGTCGTCATGCACTTCCTCATATTGCCCGCTTTATTCCTCGGCTCGCTAGCCCTAACGACGCCGGCGGTGGGGCAACAGGTCTTCAACGTCCGCGACGCAGGCGCGACAGGCGACGGCGAGACGCTCGATACAACCGCGATCCAGAAGTGCCTCAATGACTGTGGCCAGGCGGGCGGCGGCGTTGTGCTGCTGCCCGCAGGAACCTACTTGAGCGAACCGATCAAGATCCGCACGAAGACAACGCTGCGACTGGAACGCGGCGCCATCCTGCTGGCGACCGGTGATCGGTCGGCGTTTGAGCGTGACAACGAGCCCGGCAAGTTCGATCACTTCCTCACCGGAAAGGACCTCGAGGACGTGACCATTGAGGGCGAGGGGACCATCGACGGCGGCGGGCAGGCGTGGTGGGTGGCGGCCGAGGCGGCACGGCAAGCGAAGTCGGGCTACACCCTGCCGCGCCCGAACCTGATCGTGCTGACGCGGGTGAAGAACCTCACCGTCCGCGGCGTGACGATCCAGAACGCGCCCAAGTTCCATTTCGTGCCGACCGAATGCGACGGCGTGCTGGTCGAGGACGCGACGTTCCTCGCGCCCGAACGGGCGCCGAACACCGACGCGATCGACCCCAGCATGTGCGTCGATGTCGTGGTGCGGCGCTGCGTCATCGATGTGGGGGATGACAACATCGCCGTGAAGTCGGGCAAGCGCGCTGACGGCCGCGAGTTTGCCGCCCACGGGCTCACGGTGACCGACTGCACGTTCAAGCACGGCCACGGCATGTCGATCGGCAGCGAGACCGTCGGCGGCGTCAAGGATGTCGTTGTCCGCGACTGCACGTTCGAGAACACCGTCAACGGCATTCGCATCAAGAGCGACCGCAAGCGTGGCGGCACGGTCGAGAACCTCACGTGTGAGAACATCACGATGAAGAACGTCGCCGGCGCCATCACCATCACCAGCTACTACCCAAAGATCCCCGCGACCGACGAGCCGCAACCGGTCACAAAGACAACGCCCAAGTACCGCAACATCACGATCCGCAACCTCACCGCCACGAGCACCAAGGACGCGGGCTTCCTCGTCGGCTTGCCCGAAAGCCCAATCGAGAACGTGCTGCTAGAGAATGTGACGATCGATTCGCAGCGGGCCGGCCTTGAAATCCGCCACGTGCGGGGCGTCGTGCTACGGAACGTGAACGTCACAGCGGCGAAGGGTGAGCCGCTGGTCGTGGGCGACGCCGAGCCGGTTATCGACTGAGCTGCCAGAAGAATTCACCACGAAGGGCGCGACGAGTCATTTGGCGGGGCAAAGTTCTTTCTAGAGCGGACTTCATTTTTCCGTAGCGTCTCGCGCAGAGACGCGGAGACGCCGAGGCTAGGCAGCGAAGACTCACGCCAAGCCGCCAAGGCGCATAGACAAAGTCGTTGAGAAATGAGCGTAGCCGCAAACGATCGCACAGCAACGCGTTCTTTGCGGCTTAGCGCCTTTGCGTGAGTCTTGGAAAGCATCCAACTCTGCGCCTCTGCGCGAGACTTCCCCACGTTGCTCCGTGGATCAGAGCGAGGCTAGAAACGTTACGGCCAAGTGAAGCACGCTCTAGATAGCATGCCGTCGTGTTCTTCGGGCCCGTCGTGGTGAAGAATCCTTAACTCGACATCTGATCGGCGACCTTCTGCATCTCCGACCCATGCTTGTGGCGGGTGAATCTCGTGATGCCCATCGCTACGAGCCAGACGCCTAGCGCCCAGGCGAGCCCCAGCGCCCAACCGGCGACCACGTCGGTTGGCCAGTGGACCGCCAGGTAGACGCGGCTGAAGCCAACGGCGACCGTCAGCGCCACGGCCATCGTCAGGATCAACGCCTTCACACGCCACAGCGGCTGGATGCGGGCGAGCATCGCGCCGAGCGTCAGGTACACCACCGCCGCCGTGGTGGCGTGGCCGCTGGGGAAGCTCTGCGTGTACACGTGCGAGCCGTGCGGCGCGAGGTCGGGCCGCGGCCGGTCGAAGCCCGCTTTCAGGGCGAGGCTCAGCGCCACACCGCCCACCACGGTCACCACGACATACGCCGCCATGGCTCGTTTGCCGATCATCACCAAGTAAGCGACCGCACCGGCCGTCACGAGCGTCGTCACGCCGATGCCGCCTAAGGCCGTGAAGTCGCGCATCATTTCTTCCAGCCAGCGCGGGCCGATCGGATCGGCGAGGTCGTCCGGGTTGCGGAGCGACAGCAGCAGGCCGCTATCAACGCCAAGGATCTCGGCCTCGGCCACCTCGTCCGCCACCTCCAAGAAGACATACGCCGACAACGCGGCGATGATCCCGACAATGATCGGCAACGCATTGCCCCGGAGGGCCCGGTACCACGATGACAACAGCGACTTGTCCATGCCGCCAGTCTACGCAATTGACGCGCCGATCGTCACGGCATGAACATCACCAGCTCGGCGTCGGTCCACTCTTCGCCGCGCGGCCGGCCCTGGACGCCCAGCATGCAGCCGTCAGTGAGCGGCCACCACTTTTCGCGCGTCGTCGGGTCTTCGCCAGCCAGGGCGAAGTCGGCGTCGGGGTCGCTCCCCGTGTACTCGAAGCTGCGGAACAGGAACTTCCGTGCGCCGATCGTCTGGATCCAGATGTGGTAGTTCTGGATGTTGGCCCGCTTGCAAGCGGCGACGACCTCGGGCCACACATCGGCGTGCAACTCGCGGTAGAGCCGCTCCTTCGCCGGGTCCAGCTCAACAAACCCCGCGTAGCGCCGCACACCCGCGGCGACCTGCGACTCGGGCGAGGGATTCGTGGGGCCGTATGCTGCCATGATCAGAAATCCAAAAGGTTTCGCGCAGAGACGCGGAGACGGCAGAGAGATAGCGAGCGAGATGACTCACGCAAAGGCGCAAAGCCGCAAAGGTCCGTAATTCTTTTCTTCTTCGCGGCTTTGCGCCTTTGCGTGAGTCTTAAAGCTGTCTCTCTGCGTCTCCGCGTCTCTGCGCGCAAATTACTTGCCAGCTTTGCCCCACGCGTCGCGCAGCGTCACGGTGCGGTTGAACACGGGCGCCTCGGCGACGGTGTCGATCGGGTCGGCGTGGAAGTAGCCCAGGCGTTCAAACTGGTAACGATCGCCGGGCTGGGCGTCGGCGAGCTCGGGTTCGAGCTTCGCGACGACGATCTCCAGCGAGTTCGGGTTCATGTTGTCGAGGAACGTCTTGCCGTCGGGCACGTCTTCGGGGTCTTCCGCGGCGAACAGGTGGTCGTAGAGTCGCACCTCAGCGTCGAGGCAGTCTTCGGCAGGGACCCAGTGGATGGTCCCCTTCACCTTCTTGCCATCAACCAACGCCGTCGTATCGGGGTCGAGCGTACACTGCACTTCGGTGATGGCGCCCTCCCCGTCTTTGACGACCTCGACACACTTGATGATTCCCGCGCCGCGTAGCCGCACAGCGCCGCCTGGTTGGAGACGGAAGAAGCCCTTGGGGGCCGCTTCCATGAAGTCGTCCGCCTCGATCCATAGCTCGCGCGTCAGTTCGATCTCGCGTTTGCCGAGTTCGGGGTGCTGCGGGTGGTTGTCGAGTTCGCAGACCTTGATGACGCCCTCGGGGAGCGGCGTGCCGTCGGCGTACGACGTGAGCGTCACCTTCAACGGCCGTAGCACGGCCATGCGCCGCTGCGCCGTCTCGTTGAGATGCTCGCGCACCGCGTCTTCGAGCCACAGCATGTCGATCGTGCTGTTCTGCTTGGTGACGCCGATGCGTTCGCAGAACGCCCGGATCGCCTCGGCCGTGTAGCCGCGGCGACGCAGGCCCCGGATCGTCGGCATGCGGGGGTCGTCCCAGCCGGAGACGTGCCCCTCTTTCACAAGTTGGAGCAGCTTGCGCTTGCTCATTACCAAGTAGGTGAGGTTGAGCCGTGCGAACTCAATCTGTCGCGGCCGGTGGTGAGGGAGCAGCTTGAGTTCTTGCAAGCGGTCGAGGAACCAATCGTAGAGCGGGCGGTGGTTCTCGAACTCAAGCGTGCAGATCGAGTGCGTTATGCCTTCGAGCGCGTCCCCCTGGCCGTGGGCCCAGTCGTACGACGCGTACAAACACCACGCGTCGCCCGTCCGCTGGTGCGAGACGTGCTTGATGCGGTACATCACCGGGTCGCGCAGGTTGATGATCGGCGAGGCCATATCGATCTTGGCGCGCAGCGTCTTGGCGCCATCGGGGAACTCGCCCGCGCGCATCAGCGCGAAGAGGTCGAGGTTCTCTTCGACCGAGCGATCACGGAACGGGCTCGGCTTGCCTGGTTCAGTAAGCGTGCCGCGCATCTCGCGCACTTCGTCGCCCGTCAGGTCACACACGTAGGCGTGCCCCGCCTTCACCAACGCCGTGGCCCACTCGTAGTAGGTCTCGAAATAGTCGCTGGCGTGGAACAGCCGATCGTCCCACTCGGCGCCGAGCCAGCGGACGTCGTCCATGATGGCGTCGACGTACTCCTGCTCTTCCTTCGCGGGGTTCGTGTCGTCGAACCGTAGGTTGAACTGCCCGTTATAATTCCGCGCGAGGCCCGAGTTCAGGCAGATGCTCTTGGCGTGCCCGATGTGCAGGTAGCCGTTGGGCTCCGGCGGGAACCGCGTGTGGACGTGATCGACACGCCCAGCGGCGAGGTCGGCGTCGATCTGCTGCTCGATGAAATTCTTCGAGGCGGAAGGGTCGGCAGGCGTCTCGTCCGTGGACATCGCGGTGGCAAGCTGGCGGGCCAGCATTTTGGTAGGCGGGGTGGGTGGGGCGGGCACGGGAAGGCCGCTAAGCCGCAATCTACCATTCCGACCGTCCGCCGCAGAGGGCCGTTAATGAATCGCGCAGAGGCGCAGAGACGCAAAGGGCTTTACTTCCCGCCTTCTTTGCGCCTTCGCGCCTTTGCGTGAGTCTTAAGCCTTTGCGTCTTCGCAAGACTATTTCGCCAGCTCCGCCTGCACCTCCGACTTACGCCGCCAGTTTGCCGCCTCGGCCTCGTCGCCGTAGTCTTCGAACGCCTCCGCCACCGACGCATATAGCTCCGACAGCAACTTCGGGTCGCGGGGGTTCTCGGCCGATTGCAGGCGCTCGCGGAACGCCGTCATCTTCTCCCGGACGCCGGGCTTCGCGCAGATCTGCCGGCCCTCGCGCGTCGAGCAGCCGAACACGACGCCGGCGAGCTTGTCCCAATCGCCGAGTTGCTCGGTCCCTTTCTTCTGAACGGTGAGTGTGACATCGATCGTCTGGCCCGGGACGGTTTTGATGTCGTAGTCGCGACGGCCGATGAAGATGGGGAGTTCGTAGTCGTCGCTATCGACGTAGAGACGCCCGTTGCCTGGGAGCATCGTGACCGTGGCATGGCCCGCAGCGTCGGTAGTGCCATCGAAGGGGTAAGGGTGTCCTTCGTCGACCGCATCGGCGTAATCGCGCTCTCTGAGAAGTCGCTCACCGCGGACCAGCGGACTGCAGTAAATCTGTGAGCCGCTGTTCCACCACCCGACATTCGGATTAGCGAGCACTCGAACTCCTTCCACCGCCTCACCCGCCGCGTCTCGCACGGTCGCGCGGCACGCTGAAGTTTGTGACATCGCTACGATAATCGGCTCATCGCCCGGCTCTTCGAATACTTGTGGGCGATTGTAGGGGTCGATCATTGGGTCGCGAGGGTCCTCAACTACCTTCGGTGCAACCCCATTCGTCGCGTAGTGGCCCCGGCAAAGGGCAATTAGTTGGAGAGCCTCACCTTGAGGCCACCCTTTGATGACGAACGTTCCGTCGGGCTGGATCGGCGCCCAGGTGAACCACTCCTCGAAGGCTTGGTAGTCGTCGGCGTTCGGGTTGATGGTGCTGACCTTAACACGACCATCCTCTACCGGTCGTGGAACTTCGCCGTCGAGTCGTCCGTAGACCGTCGCCGAGGGCTGAAGCTCGATGTCGATCATAGGCGGATCGCTTTTCCCTAATTCAAATCGATTGATGGGGCTAAAGTGCGTGGCATGTTCTCCCTCCAATCGAACCAGCCGCATGCTAACCGGACCCGGCGCCATTGCCGGGAATCGGAGAGCGCCATCCTCCGTAGGTTCGATCTTCGTACCGGGGCGCCACGATCGGCCGTCGGACCAGATGGCGTAAATGGATCCAAGATCAGCAGGTTTGCCGTCAATCAGTGGTCGCACGGTTGGTCGAATGCCACGCACGAGCCGTACTTCGTGCGAAACAACTTCCTCTAGAGGCACATCGATATGCAGGTCATCGACGAAGCCGAAATCCGGCTGGTCGATCCACAACGAAACTTGAAGCGTTGTCACCTGTTCAACGACGTCACGATATCGCGGGTAGGAAATGTCAGCTCGACCATTGGCATCGGTTTTGACCGACGCCGGGTCGAGACCGCTACGCTCGTCTCCCTCTCGCCAGAGCCCATGCCCTTGACCCGACCGCAGCGCCCAAGGAATCACCTTCGCGCCGACGACGGGCTCGCCCTTCTCGTCAACCACCCGTACCGGCAGCTTAAGCATCTGCTGCCCGTCGGGGAGCGTGATCTCGAAGGCGGACGCCGTTGCGACGATGGCGAGGAGCGGCAGCAGCGCTAGCGGGAGGGTTCGCATGGCGGCGGGTCTCCATTGGGACAGAAAACTGAGGGGCTTTGATTAGTGGGATACGTTGTGAGTCCGGATTTGTCTATGGAAACTGAAGCTTAGTAGGGTCCGCTGTGAGGACCGTGCTTGGTGGTTTGGCGCCAGATCTGGCACGGTGGGCGAGGAGGCGCCGCGCTCGCTCAACTACGGTCCGCACAGCGGACCCTACAAGCCATCGTCCTCTTTGCGTCTCTGCACGAGACTTATCGTGACCGCGACCATCTGCCGCGCTCGCCCCGCGACGGCACGCCGCCGATAGTGTTACGCTGTCCGAACGCACCGCCACCACGGGAATCGCGGGATGCCCGATGAAACCGCTCTGGGACTCGATGTCGTCATGCTGTCGCGGATTCAGTTCGCGCTGACGATCATGTTCCACTACCTGTTCCCGCCCCTCACGATCGGGCTGGGCGTGGTGCTGGTCTATCTCGAAGGCCGCTACCTGTGGACCAAGGAGATCATCTACGAACAGGCCGCCCGGTTTTGGACGCGGCTGTTCGGGCTCAACTTTGCGCTGGGCGTCGTGACGGGCGTCGTCATGGAGTTCCAGTTCGGCACCAACTGGGCGGCGTACTCACGGTTCGTCGGCGACGTGTTCGGCTCGGCCCTCGCGGCGGAAGGCATCTTCGCGTTCTTCCTCGAGTCGGGGTTCCTTTCGCTGCTGCTGTTCGGCTGGGACCGCGTCGGGCCGAAGACGCATTTCTTCGCCACAGTGATGGTCGCGCTGGGCGGGATCTTCTCGAGCGTGTGGATCGTCATCGCCAACAGTTGGCAGC from Botrimarina mediterranea encodes:
- a CDS encoding ferredoxin family protein, which encodes MPHVVTQPCFNCKYTDCVVVCPVECFYEGEKMLYIHPDECIDCEACVPECPVEAIYHEDNVPDEWKDFIALNAEMSPQSEVITEKKEPLADN
- a CDS encoding glutamine--tRNA ligase/YqeY domain fusion protein, yielding MLARQLATAMSTDETPADPSASKNFIEQQIDADLAAGRVDHVHTRFPPEPNGYLHIGHAKSICLNSGLARNYNGQFNLRFDDTNPAKEEQEYVDAIMDDVRWLGAEWDDRLFHASDYFETYYEWATALVKAGHAYVCDLTGDEVREMRGTLTEPGKPSPFRDRSVEENLDLFALMRAGEFPDGAKTLRAKIDMASPIINLRDPVMYRIKHVSHQRTGDAWCLYASYDWAHGQGDALEGITHSICTLEFENHRPLYDWFLDRLQELKLLPHHRPRQIEFARLNLTYLVMSKRKLLQLVKEGHVSGWDDPRMPTIRGLRRRGYTAEAIRAFCERIGVTKQNSTIDMLWLEDAVREHLNETAQRRMAVLRPLKVTLTSYADGTPLPEGVIKVCELDNHPQHPELGKREIELTRELWIEADDFMEAAPKGFFRLQPGGAVRLRGAGIIKCVEVVKDGEGAITEVQCTLDPDTTALVDGKKVKGTIHWVPAEDCLDAEVRLYDHLFAAEDPEDVPDGKTFLDNMNPNSLEIVVAKLEPELADAQPGDRYQFERLGYFHADPIDTVAEAPVFNRTVTLRDAWGKAGK
- a CDS encoding HNH endonuclease, which translates into the protein MATAAYLPTHPTPNNGMSALHASVLVLNRQYMAIHVIDVRRAFTLLLRELAEVIHIEDGQYANYDFDSWRDLSALRAQFPEDMEPDPHADWVRSINFQIQAPRILRLLHYDRVPRQRVRLNRRNLFARDGGKCQYCNKTFPTSELSIDHVVPSCRGGETTWENVVCACVRCNVRKGGRTPDEAGMKLAKKPVRPKRSPLLAIKLGNPKYVSWRTFVDAAYWSVDLR
- a CDS encoding type II secretion system F family protein; protein product: MLTAGVPASAKTLAALCDRVAISLDAGIDLRRIWRSEGERLSGRGAKACSEVADAIQRGDSIDKAIAEAGPFFPPLMVELVRVGDQTGTADEVFHRLAQHYQRQVSRAREFRGAILWPVIQLVLALGIVGVLIAIGGILKDGKGQPIDMVGFGMTGASGLVTYVGLLIGTALVAALTWLAVRRRPEWGAKVRGWASSIPVIGDALQKIALARIAWALRLTMNVAMDLRKVGPVVLRASDNDRYSRHAANVSAMVGRGEPLSKCFAATKAFPQPFLDHLDVAEQTGTIVESMDRLSKRYDEEAEHAVAMLTRVAAFLVWAAIATLIIVLIFRVFGMYTGMINDALKEI
- a CDS encoding glycoside hydrolase family 28 protein, with the protein product MHFLILPALFLGSLALTTPAVGQQVFNVRDAGATGDGETLDTTAIQKCLNDCGQAGGGVVLLPAGTYLSEPIKIRTKTTLRLERGAILLATGDRSAFERDNEPGKFDHFLTGKDLEDVTIEGEGTIDGGGQAWWVAAEAARQAKSGYTLPRPNLIVLTRVKNLTVRGVTIQNAPKFHFVPTECDGVLVEDATFLAPERAPNTDAIDPSMCVDVVVRRCVIDVGDDNIAVKSGKRADGREFAAHGLTVTDCTFKHGHGMSIGSETVGGVKDVVVRDCTFENTVNGIRIKSDRKRGGTVENLTCENITMKNVAGAITITSYYPKIPATDEPQPVTKTTPKYRNITIRNLTATSTKDAGFLVGLPESPIENVLLENVTIDSQRAGLEIRHVRGVVLRNVNVTAAKGEPLVVGDAEPVID
- a CDS encoding L-rhamnose mutarotase; translation: MAAYGPTNPSPESQVAAGVRRYAGFVELDPAKERLYRELHADVWPEVVAACKRANIQNYHIWIQTIGARKFLFRSFEYTGSDPDADFALAGEDPTTREKWWPLTDGCMLGVQGRPRGEEWTDAELVMFMP
- a CDS encoding GNAT family N-acetyltransferase; the protein is MVTLRKVTRENWVACAKLSVHDHQQGYVASNVSTIAESKFEPHHQLRAICNSERVVGMLAYCHEDDPEDVDLYWIFRLLIDKDHQRQGHAAQAMLLALEEIRQRGGTRIRTMHKPSNRAASALYSGLGFKTIGNLDDGDTLLEIILA
- a CDS encoding phosphatase PAP2 family protein, translating into MDKSLLSSWYRALRGNALPIIVGIIAALSAYVFLEVADEVAEAEILGVDSGLLLSLRNPDDLADPIGPRWLEEMMRDFTALGGIGVTTLVTAGAVAYLVMIGKRAMAAYVVVTVVGGVALSLALKAGFDRPRPDLAPHGSHVYTQSFPSGHATTAAVVYLTLGAMLARIQPLWRVKALILTMAVALTVAVGFSRVYLAVHWPTDVVAGWALGLAWALGVWLVAMGITRFTRHKHGSEMQKVADQMSS